A single window of Crassostrea angulata isolate pt1a10 chromosome 8, ASM2561291v2, whole genome shotgun sequence DNA harbors:
- the LOC128159745 gene encoding uncharacterized protein LOC128159745, with product MVWIENTLSLTTVSIQCFLRRPRQFPPKEQKYIYSQCRANSCKSEMATRGVDAKVYIVSNSQERKTDKGEYGQTVVYDNTSKGIKQMTFPLKFTDNLLTGKFYLIKAVSIGDTIRLYETSRVFECGKFPIEMDKINKYLNPPELSVEQVMETPQKATVTVKGILRNYTEILTSPNSQRREITLESLQGSRKVVCKLWGKCATFDMPPVDSIISATNMQIDQWRGDICLNSSVLTRLKETEEEGKFHGEVEALEVSENYSYIIVNGMTLKIRTEMVEAIFGGQTFKENIHVKGSVKGTTVVNINKINPAKKSKLE from the exons ATGGTgtggattgaaaatacacttTCTTTAACTACtgtttcaatccaatgttttctcagacgtccgcgaCAATTCCCGCCAAAAGAACAGAAGTATATATATAGTCAGTGTCGAGCAAACTCCTGCAAAAGCGAGATGGCGACAAGAGGAGTTGACGCGAAAGTGTATATTGTATCGAACTCTCAGGAAAGGAAAACGGACAAAGGAGAGTATGGGCAAACCGTAGTATACGACAACACAAGTAAAGGGATAAAACAAATGACATTCCCTCTGAAGTTTACAGACAATCTCCTTACAgggaaattttatttgatcaaagcTGTGAGCATAGGCGACACCATTCGCCTGTACGAGACATCCAGG GTTTTTGAGTGTGGAAAATTTCCCATTGAAATGGACAAAATTAACAAGTACCTCAACCCTCCAGAACTTTCTGTTGAACAAGTGATGGAAACGCCCCAAAAAGCAACAGTCACAGTGAAAGGAATTCTGCGTAAT TACACAGAGATACTTACATCACCTAATAGCCAGAGGAGAGAAATCACATTAGAGTCCTTGCAGGGTTCAAGAAAGGTTGTTTGTAAGCTCTGGGGGAAATGCGCAACTTTTGACATGCCGCCTGTGGACAGTATTATTTCTGCAACAAATATGCAAATTGACCAGTGGCGAGGAGACATTTGTCTTAATTCCAGCGTGCTGACACGTTTGAAG gaAACTGAAGAAGAAGGCAAGTTTCATGGAGAAGTTGAAGCATTGGAGGTGTCTGA AAACTACAGTTACATCATTGTCAACGGGATGACTTTAAAGATACGAACTGAAATGGTAGAGGCGATCTTTGGAGGTCAAACCTTCAAAGAGAACATTCATGTAAAAGGTTCAGTGAAAGGCACCACAGTCGTCAACAT AAACAAGATCAACCCTgctaaaaaatcaaagttggaATAG
- the LOC128161071 gene encoding uncharacterized protein LOC128161071, giving the protein MSQNQTGPGAFFEKYKKFLENLASTKYEVDAIYKYRDFYGEWGMACVRYINPYLWTIPLIAAILLVVTLKKQQLFGQMQKCLILIMAIDVFFATATGLKDAVFNLMIWNYGFVEFKLCRFMLVFIRFQTAVHSTSLWIKSLLLLHGVSMFLFPFKFRHVNFKLFLIPFFSLHIIVVVSYCALVYTFPIRSLPTIQEYTSGMKLKKIDACVWDQRIVTLDASFYIFVQYFSFFAQTVYLTLLPICIHFTCTVLLIFLVRKEIKRMSNLAPTSSLKSLRNVKYLILMKIHIYLGISFFLQETPILVSTVFGSFIQSLTEIKNASSVVLIYMFQTFAIGKPIDLLIYASLSQKVKTELLNIICCRNKKNKI; this is encoded by the coding sequence ATGTCGCAAAATCAAACCGGTCCAGGTGCTTTTTTTGAAAAGTATAAAAAGTTCTTGGAAAACCTTGCGTCGACAAAATATGAGGTGGACGCAATCTACAAATATCGTGACTTTTATGGAGAGTGGGGAATGGCATGCGTTCGCTATATTAACCCATATCTATGGACTATTCCTCTCATTGCAGCAATTTTACTTGTGgtcactttaaaaaaacaacagctTTTTGGGCAGATGCAGAAATGTTTAATCTTAATAATGGCAATTGATGTATTTTTCGCTACGGCTACAGGTCTAAAGGATgcagtttttaatttaatgatttGGAACTATGGTTTTGTCGAATTTAAACTCTGTAGGTTCATGTTGGTGTTCATTCGATTTCAAACAGCTGTTCACTCCACCTCGCTTTGGATCAAATCTCTTCTGCTTCTACATGGGGTTTCCATGTTTCTATTTCCCTTTAAATTCAGACAcgtaaatttcaaattatttttgattccttttttttctttacatataaTTGTAGTAGTTTCTTATTGTGCCTTGGTATATACATTCCCTATACGAAGTCTCCCTACAATACAAGAATACACATCTGGaatgaaacttaaaaaaatcgATGCATGCGTCTGGGATCAAAGAATAGTCACTCTTGATGCATCGTTTTACATATTtgtacaatatttttctttctttgctCAAACTGTATACCTAACTCTACTGCCAATTTGCATtcattttacttgtacagttttacttatatttttagtaagaaaggaaattaaaagGATGTCTAATTTAGCCCCTACCAGTAGCTTAAAATCGTtaagaaatgtaaaatatttgattttaatgaagATCCACATATATTTGGGTATTTCCTTTTTCCTACAGGAGACTCCAATTTTAGTTTCAACTGTTTTTGGTAGTTTTATCCAAAGCTTAACCGAAATAAAAAACGCGAGTTCTGTAGTATTAATTTATATGTTTCAAACGTTTGCAATAGGCAAACCGATCGATTTATTGATTTATGCAAGCCTCAGTCAAAAAGTTAAAACTGAACTTCTGAATATAATTTGCtgtagaaacaaaaaaaataaaatataa